In one window of Longimicrobiaceae bacterium DNA:
- a CDS encoding helix-hairpin-helix domain-containing protein, which yields GDGGAGGGGGAGGAGGATAKKSAAKKSTTKRGAGVTAANTGGTGVAGGSRDLRGELRDFARSRPGGWGHDEWQGLLGDLRGRGHDVSDEGAVGMQLERERLAHQLEDVGGLGKKADALVDRFETVYSLRQASVDDIASVKGIDRQLAERVKERFS from the coding sequence GGCGATGGCGGCGCGGGTGGCGGAGGCGGTGCGGGAGGTGCGGGAGGCGCCACCGCGAAGAAGTCCGCCGCGAAGAAGTCCACCACCAAGCGGGGGGCCGGGGTGACCGCCGCCAACACCGGGGGCACCGGCGTGGCGGGCGGCTCGCGCGACCTGCGCGGCGAGCTGCGCGACTTCGCGCGGTCGCGTCCGGGCGGCTGGGGGCACGACGAGTGGCAGGGGCTGCTGGGCGACCTGCGCGGCCGCGGCCACGACGTGTCCGACGAGGGCGCCGTGGGGATGCAGCTGGAGCGCGAGCGCCTGGCCCACCAGCTGGAGGACGTGGGCGGGCTGGGGAAGAAGGCGGACGCGCTGGTGGACCGCTTCGAGACCGTCTACAGCCTGCGCCAGGCGAGCGTGGACGACATCGCGAGCGTCAAGGGGATCGACCGGCAGCTCGCCGAGCGCGTCAAGGAGCGCTTCAGCTAA